The Argopecten irradians isolate NY chromosome 16, Ai_NY, whole genome shotgun sequence genome window below encodes:
- the LOC138310051 gene encoding acetylcholine receptor subunit delta-like, with the protein QGLPVVHSIYALEADLRTQLFKTNGYQVQTRPTATVKVHVTFSVLTFNTLDVRGQSLTTTGYFSLTWSDDRLSWINNATYSRDVSVFYSNEDTVWRPPVILSNSVSDISVMSDNAIPIRVFKDGTVSWTPSGIYETQCETDVSYYPFDTQTCGITISTWGYTAREITLALDSTPVDTTYFTENGEWEFVSYYTSWSTNRRRGSSFFSLTFHMILKRRPTYHVLNTLTPTILLAFLSCMAFKLPPESGERIGYCLTVLLSYAVYLTLVSTNIPTTSVKTSLLSVYLVFILALGMVSVLLTILVLECHYTDPEEEVPKWLHNTLTFLMKITFQKKGSNNRSGCCLTGKRKNDIDCLETDQQQNCKSPTKYNNNDTIKSNNYVAEDSFTWIEIGQRLDKSFLRLFLFTVLVSTVVFMVALGIGYALN; encoded by the exons CAAGGATTACCTGTTGTGCATTCTATATACGCTCTGGAGGCTGATTTACGGACCCAGCTGTTCAAAACAAACGGTTACCAGGTCCAGACTAGACCGACTGCCACAGTGAAAGTTCATGTCACATTCAGTGTTCTGACGTTTAACACCCTG GATGTTCGAGGCCAGTCTTTGACAACTACTGGCTATTTCAGTTtg ACTTGGAGTGATGACAGGCTCTCTTGGATTAATAATGCGACCTATAGTCGGGATGTATCTGTGTTCTACTCCAATGAGGACACAGTATGGCGACCGCCTGTCATCCTGTCGAATTC gGTCAGCGACATATCTGTTATGAGCGATAATGCAATACCGATACGTGTTTTCAAAGATGGAACAGTCAGTTGGACACCGTCCGGTATTTACGAAACACAGTGTGAAACGGATGTGTCGTATTACCCATTCGATACACAAACTTGCGGCATCACCATAAGTACATGGGGATACACTGCCAGGGAAATCACACTTGCTCTGGATTCTACACCTGTGGACACCACTTACTTCACAGAAAACGGCGAATGGGAATTCGTATCATATTACACCAGTTGGAGCACCAACAGACGTCGAGGTAGTTCGTTTTTTTCTTTGACTTTTCACATGATTCTGAAGCGTCGCCCAACGTACCATGTTCTTAATACGCTTACCCCTACTATTTTGCTGGCGTTTCTGAGCTGTATGGCGTTTAAACTGCCCCCAGAGTCTGGCGAGAGGATTGGATATTGTCTCACGGTGCTGTTGTCATACGCAGTGTATCTTACTCTAGTATCTACCAATATCCCTACTACCTCCGTCAAAACATCACTACTGT CTGTATACCTTGTATTTATATTGGCCCTCGGTATGGTGTCAGTCTTGCTGACTATTTTGGTACTAGAATGCCACTACACTGACCCGGAAGAGGAAGTTCCAAAATGGCTGCACAACACTTTAACCTTTCTAATGAAAATCACCTTCCAGAAAAAAGGATCAAACAATCGCAGTGGGTGTTGCTTAACTGGCAAGCGTAAAAATGACATAGACTGTTTGGAAACTGATCAACAGCAAAACTGCAAAAGCCCAACGAagtataacaataatgacacaATTAAAAGTAATAATTACGTTGCAGAGGACAGTTTTACTTGGATAGAGATTGGCCAGCGTTTAGATAAAAGTTTTCTCCGTTTGTTTCTCTTCACTGTCCTCGTATCGACAGTGGTGTTTATGGTAGCTCTTGGCATTGGTTACGCTCTCAATTAA
- the LOC138311012 gene encoding uncharacterized protein: MHVPVLILLILCLSQHVLANWTTSEPMFPDPSDSARQTTNDPEHPLASRDEIIRQLERRIQHQNDDFMELKQRVVELEQLVTRLNSPSIVKSSTGSSKFSRNLRPGVSVYVTNDLDLSVDSAFRVIDGSTKENRVSSLHSVAFHSYLSSTVTIGTQATVVFNHESLDLGNGYNPSDGIYTVPESGVYVFSWTILCDLHKAFQTQLVVNGVVKGTSYTDSDEINDYHQTSQSVVLVLSQGDHVFVRVGDVFRDGKAVVKSDSTLARPTFSCWKLQ; this comes from the exons ATGCACGTACCGGTTCTGATTCTGTTGATTCTGTGTCTATCTCAACACGTTCTAGCGAATTGGACGACATCAGAACCGATGTTTCCGGACCCGTCCGATTCTGCCCGTCAGACAACTAATGACCCAGAACACCCGCTGGCTTCAAGAGACGAAATTATCCGTCAACTAGAAAGACGAATTCAACACCAAAATGACGACTTTATGGAGCTTAAACAGAGAGTTGTTGAACTCGAACAGCTAGTAACTCGTTTAAATTCGCCCTCCATCGTCAAATCATCAACCGGTTCTTCAAAGTTTTCTCGTAACCTGCGGCCCGGAGTTAGCGTATACGTAACGAACGACTTGGATTTGTCGGTTGACAGTGCTTTTAGAGTCATTGATGGTTCTACTAAAGAGAATC GTGTATCGTCTCTCCATTCTGTTGCTTTCCACTCCTACCTATCTTCAACAGTCACAATAGGAACTCAAGCCACAGTCGTCTTCAACCACGAGTCTCTGGACTTAGGGAACGGATATAACCCGAGTGATGGAATCTACACTGTACCTGAGTCGGGGGTGTATGTCTTTTCGTGGACGATACTGTGTGATTTACACAAAGCCTTCCAGACACAACTCGTCGTTAACGGAGTTGTCAAGGGAACGTCCTACACCGATTCGGACGAAATCAACGACTATCATCAAACGTCACAGTCAGTGGTTTTGGTATTAAGTCAGGGGGATCACGTATTCGTCCGTGTCGGTGACGTCTTCCGTGACGGGAAGGCTGTCGTGAAAAGTGATAGTACATTAGCTCGTCCGACGTTTTCATGTTGGAAACTTCAGTAG
- the LOC138310272 gene encoding 2',5'-phosphodiesterase 12-like produces the protein MQSTCRAVRRIVRYIQSTLPVDPSKRMAHCYVRSVPDEERLKISFQYGIESKPQRLFNFERRFDETVGELVNRVQAGIEKKCLKKKKKNSETNEEPVLPHISISLNGVDFNNETTIKDSMVDGSVLKIADCKLSVVVNAPTITKISLPDSSMADFPVIPLIDAEFLDLNDSLFIWSRFKGDNAASKVPDFSDCEELGRECVYNTTVDDIGWTLMLKCIPKRGEISGVESSAVMKSPISPGPGICPFQARHLFTEPVSETNCIRVMSYNILADFYADTDYTKDILYSYCAPYALKGDYRRPLIMKEIYGYNCDIMCLQEVDRKGFNSYLTSAMDSIGYTGFSQWKGPNAPEGEAIFFKSSKFSFVADHSILLSEQLKTNPVYADIAEKISVDRELTTLMEGHGAVLQVLVLKSIDDPDQVLCVANTHLYFHPDADRVRILQSVISMKHLEQVKSTYKEQGVDLALIFCGDFNSSPTSGVHHFVTQGVIPSDHPHWDPPAKSEDAQHVSMECSHSQSLFSACGYPKYTNYVGNFNSMLDYIFIDSNKFNVERVIPPPDHEEVILHTALPSVVFPSDHIAQICDIKFFKAEEDQAMKLD, from the exons ATGCAATCGACATGCCGTGCGGTTAGACGTATTGTGAGGTATATTCAATCAACACTTCCTGTCGACCCGTCGAAAAGAATGGCGCACTGTTATGTCCGATCTGTTCCTGACGAAGAAcgtttgaaaatttcatttcagtatGGCATCGAGTCAAAACCGCAGAGGTTATTTAATTTCGAACGACGTTTTGACGAAACTGTTGGCGAACTGGTAAATCGGGTCCAAGCAGGTATCGaaaagaaatgtttaaaaaagaaaaagaagaataGTGAGACAAATGAAGAACCAGTCCTCCCAcatatttcaatttctttaaaCGGAGTCGACTTCAACAATGAAACGACCATCAAAGATTCAATGGTGGACGGTAGTGTCTTAAAAATAGCTGATTGTAAACTTTCGGTTGTTGTCAACGCACCAACAATAACTAAAATATCACTTCCAGACTCATCAATGGCTGATTTCCCTGTGATTCCTCTGATAGACGCTGAATTTCTTGACTTAAATGACTCATTATTTATATGGAGTAGATTTAAGGGAGATAATGCAGCTTCAAAAGTACCAGATTTCAGCGACTGTGAAGAATTAGGTCGTGAATGTGTTTACAATACGACTGTTGACGACATAGGTTGGACACTCATGTTGAAGTGTATTCCGAAGAGAGGAGAAATATCGGGAGTCGAATCGTCTGCAGTAATGAAGAGTCCAATATCCCCTGGGCCGGGCATTTGTCCGTTCCAAGCAAGACATTTGTTTACAGAACCTGTTTCAGAGACAAACTg TATTCGTGTGATGAGCTATAACATCCTGGCAGACTTCTATGCAGACACAGACTACACCAAAGATATTTTATACAGCTACTGTGCACCCTACGCTCTTAAAGGGGACTACCGTAGACCTCTCATCATGAAGGAGATATATG GCTATAACTGTGATATAATGTGTCTACAAGAAGTGGACAGGAAGGGTTTTAACTCTTATCTAACATCAGCAATGGATTCCATAGGCTACACTGGGTTTTCACAGTGGAAGGGACCTAATGCACCAGAGGGGGAAgcaattttcttcaaaagttCCAAATTCAG CTTTGTAGCAGATCACAGCATTCTCCTATCTGAGCAGCTGAAGACTAATCCTGTGTATGCTGATATAGCAGAGAAAATCAGCGTAGATAGAGAATTAACAACGCTGATGGAAGGTCATGGAGCTGTGCTGCAG GTTCTAGTCCTGAAGAGTATAGACGATCCTGATCAGGTGTTATGTGTGGCCAACACCCACCTGTACTTCCATCCGGATGCTGACAGAGTCCGGATCCTTCAGTctgtgatttcaatgaaacatcTAGAGCAGGTCAAATCAACCTACAAGGAGCAG GGAGTAGACTTGGCTCTCATTTTCTGTGGAGATTTCAACAGTAGTCCCACTTCTGGTGTTCACCACTTTGTAACCCAGGGTGTTATACCAAGTGATCATCCACACTGGGATCCACCAG CAAAGTCTGAAGATGCTCAGCACGTCAGCATGGAGTGTTCTCATAGCCAGAGTCTATTCAGTGCTTGTGGTTACCCAAAGTACACAAACTACGTCGGCAACTTCAATTCAATGTTGGACTATATCTTCATAGACAGCAATAAATTTAACGTGGAGAGAGTTATCCCCCCTCCCGACCATGAAGAGGTAATTTTACACACAGCTCTACCTAGTGTTGTGTTTCCCTCGGACCATATAGCTCAAATCTGTGATATCAAATTTTTCAAGGCTGAAGAAGACCAGGCAATGAAATTGGACTGA